In the genome of Phacochoerus africanus isolate WHEZ1 chromosome 5, ROS_Pafr_v1, whole genome shotgun sequence, the window AATCCTTCGGAACTGTGGAACCAGAACGATGCACTGTGGCTGGTTATGCTGACCCTGACTACACACAGTCCTTACAGGTAAGCCTGATTAAGCCTCTCACAACCGCTCAGGTTATGGAATCAACGTATTAGAAATTAAACAAGGTCTCTTCTACCTGTCTTGCTTTATGGCCTGTGTTAATGCCATGATGTCTTAGGCAGCTCACAGCTCTTGGATCTGGTGACCGGCCCACGTTCCAATCAGAAACAGCGCTGCTGTCAATGACCCACTGCAACACAAAACACACAAGGATATCTTCAAGGTCAAGTACGGTACCTGCCGGGCAATGTGACTCATGGGGACACCATGCCTCTTCATGCAAGCCTGCCCCCGGTAATCAGGAGGGTTTCCTAGTTCATACGTGGACGTCGCTGCACTGTCTATCCTCCactgcaggagaaaaaaagaattttttttcgaAATTTCAACCCAAAGGCATTCAGGTTGGCCTCCTTAAGAAAATGAACAGTACTTACATTATCTGAAACGTTTTGATCAGTTACGAGTTTTCTGAAAACCGCTTCTGCGATGGGTGATCGACAGATGTTACcttaaaaggggggagggaggaggcagagcgtGAGTGTCAAGTCTGACGGAAGGGCGGGTGCGGGGTTCCAGCACCACACAAGCCGTGAACGACGTCACACACCTGGGGCAGCGAGGAGAGTGAGGCCAACATGTGTCTTCGAGGGGCTCGCCCTACCAGCACATGGTAGAACCTGCGCCAACAGCTGACCAAACCCCCGCAATGATTTCACGCCAATGGCTCAAGCACTCACAGGCAGATGAGAAGACACCAGAACAACCAGAACGGAAAGCATCATCTTTCAGTTTGCTATCACTGACCCAGAAGGGAGCCATGTAATCAATGAAGTGGGTTGCAACTcgtctattttaaaatgaaataccacAGAATCAAGTTTAAAATACGTATTTCCAAATACACTGCACATAATAAAGATGAATGCTGTTTCACAGAATACACAAGCAAGTGTGTTTGGGCGTAACACACAGTGCACTTTGGACAGTTGTACATAAACTTCTACCACGAGACCTGTGCAGAGCCCTTGCTTGAACGCCGTGACCCGGAGTCAGCAGCTGGGGTGGCGACGACCCTCCAGGCCCTCCACTGTGCCCAGAACTTACAGCAGCAGCGGCAAGTTCCCGGATCCCTAAAGGCTACCCTCTCTTCAAATCAGATGGCCACAAACAAATTCGGGGGCCTTCATAGGTTCAGTATTACTCTAGGACttcagaactcaggaaaaccCTATGCTTACAATCAGAGTTTTATCATCACAAAAAGATACAGAGCAGAACCAGTCAGAGAGCACCGTGAAGATTCTGGGAGAATTCCAAACAGGAAACTTTCTGGTCTTACGGGACATGCCACCTTCCCATCCCCATGTGTGACAATACTGCCAACCCAGGATGCCCACCAGAGCTCCAGTGCCAGGATCTACTGGGGCTTCATTAGTAAGCACAAGTAGTTGAATTACTGGCCTGTGGTTgaattcaatctccagccccCACTCCAAGAGACCTCCTCAGCGCACACTGTGTAGGGGCTGTCCCTGAACCACAGGACACTCCTATACTCCAAGGGGATTCCAAGGGGTTTGGAGGGTACCTCCCAGGAGACAGGACAAAGGCAAGACTCTTCACTGGATGAAGCCACATTCCTTACTACACAGGGGAAAAAGATCAAAGACGAAATTGTCTTTCCAAATATTTCCATCACATGCTAAGCAAAGTAGTCACAGGAGATACAGAATTAGctataataaaaacaagagaataaaTGCTGACAGACAAGCAACATACTATAGGAGCACAGGAAAAGATTCTAAAAAGCATAACGATAATAAGAAAATttcttatcaggaaaaaaaaaaacaattatggcTGATCTTTAAGGGACAAAGGGTATTTAAACACCAATTGTAGGAAAACGGTAATCTGACACCCTTAACAGGTTCTCATCTCCCACCCACTGGCTGGGACATGACTAATGGCACGCACTCTCTAGCATGAAAACCTAAAACACTCAATGATCTTGCCAAAATAAGGAGTTCTATTCTCCTCTGCCATTGCCTTTACCAATGTAATACATTTAATGCTTCCCTGCACTTCAgtgtgaaaaaaatccaaataaatgttCTGAAACAACAAAACTTAAACATTTCTGAAATACTGTTCTTACTGTCCTGCATACAGGCTACCATGCGAAATGCCACAGTGACCCCAAATCTCTCCAGAACTCGACATCTGTCTCACCACCTCCACCAGCAAAGCTCTGGCCCAACATACAAGCTCTGCACATGGCTGGTCTCCCTCCTGTGGCCCTCGCCTCCACCCCTGAGTCTAATCTCAATTACTGAACACTGCTCTCAAATCGTCCCACCTCTGCTCAAAATCCTCCAAAGCCTCACCAGACCTATCCCCCACAGGACCTAAATGTGGGTCCAAAAAACTAGGGCTCAGGACCCACCACTTTATACAGATCTTGATGCTAAAAatcaatttcacatttttaaacagtTGGAAAATCTCAAAAGCAAAGCATCTTGAGACATGGGACTATCACAGGGAATTCAAATCCCGGTGTCCACAAGTAAATGCTTACAGCCGAGCACAAGAGTCTACAACTGGCTAGGCTGCTTTGGCACCACGCCTTTGGCAGGACCTGTTCTCTGGCTCTTTGCATAAAAAGCTTGCAGATTCCTGCCCCAGAAAGCTCACTGCATGTGAGCAAGTCACTTCTGCCCTATGCGCCAAGAATGGTACTAGTTATGAATCCACCGGACACTGAGAAAGCAGTTACGCACATTATCTCTGAGTCCCGAGCTACAGAGGAGGGTCTGCAGAGACAGTACTAGGTCACCCAGGCCCACTTCTGTAGCTTCCCTGTCTTTCCTGAACACGGCCAGCCCCCTCATTTCAAAATCTTTCAGGCACTTTCCTCTGGATCCAAGAAGCTTTTCTGAAATAACTCATGCttacttcctctcctctttcaagtctttgctcaagtGTCACCCTCCTGATAAGTCTCTCCCTGAACACCTTTCTTAAAACTGCACCCCACTCCCACCGcctttcctgccttcctgtcCTTACACCAACTGACTGTGTAACCAAGTACTTGACTGTTGATGACAGAATGTGAGCTCCGGAGGTGCAgggatttttgtgttttgctcactttctgaagccctcagaacagtgcctggcaccatggcagttgctaaaaaaaataaaaaattaaagtactgaaaataaatatatacataaatacatacaagcAAACATCTCCCATTAAGAGCCACCGTGGCGCATTATGTCAACCTAAGCAACAATACTAAGTGAAACAAACAAGGCCTTGGAACTCCATGAGATGCCCAACCTGAACTGAACTGCCCTTTAATAAATGTGTTCCCACCATCCCTCAGCCTTCAGTGGAGGGCTTAAAAAACGAATGATGCCTACTGTCAAAACTTACTTTTCCCCTCCTAGAAATTTAATGCTGCAAATAGTTAGTGAGCATCTTATTTTGTCCTACAgctggaaatacaaagaaaaataagccaCAGTTATTGCCATCAAGAGGGCTACATCTAGCTATAATCTGAGGAGGCTaacaaataatcataataaaagcTGAGGGAGGAAAGGTTATCTATAAAAAGGGTCGCAGGAACAACTCAGCTCCACTTAGAGGatctgggaaaaggaaagaagggaataCTTGGGTCTGACCTTTTGGAAAGGCTGTCGGGTAATATGCAAAATGGACTTCCACGAGGGAAGGCCCATGCAGAGCACGTGAAGTGCTAGAAACGAGCAAGCCTGAGGGTGTGGGTGAAAGAGGATAGTGGGGAGACCAGGCAGACTTCTTTGGTCTTCCTGAAGGGGCACCTAAAAAGGAAGCGCTATTCTGCAGGAAACACACATATGCGAAGATTCAAAGTCACTGGACTACTGACCATTCAGGCCTTCCTCTCTGAGGAATGAAGGAGACAGATGAACGCACCGAGGAATAGAACCCTGTGGTCTGCATCAAAGGAATACTCTGGAAAGCTTAAGGGAAAGTGCACTTCATTTTGAGTAAGGGAGGCTAACTGCTGAaatcctaaaaatcaaaataattctgAGCTGGAAGTTacctgaaaaattaaaacattttaaaaattctttattttcacgTATAGGAACACCGGTACACGGGCTGTCATGGCGACCTGGGGAATCCGGCTGCCTGATCTGGCTGTTACAACCAAATCCTAAACCCTCCCATTCCATCTGCCTTCAGGTCAGATCCACTTGTGGGCAGTGGCCAAACAGGCCAACAAGCCAGTGTTGTCAGGGGTTTCCGGGAATCAGGAGGCCCTTAAGAGACAAATCAATCCAGCGGCGTTGGGTCTATGGGATGAAGATGAAAAAGGGATTCTAGGCCGGTGCAATGCAGAGAGCTCACGCCTGGAGTGCAGGTACTCCGCGCGAAAGGGGACTCGGTCTTGGGGAAAGAGCTGTGCAGAAGTAAGAGGCCCAGGCCTGCACCGAGGACCGGGCAGGGGACAGGGGATCCGAAGTGGAGACAGGACTGAACAGGGGAGAGGGGACGCCCTTGGAGAGAGAACCCGGCACGTTAAGGAGACCCCGCTGCAGAGCCGCCAGGGCAGCTGCGCGACGTGGAGAGAGCGCGGCGCCCCATCCGACCCTCAGGTCTCCCCTCTCTGGCCTCTTCCCCTTCACCGTCCCTGCCCAGCGGCGCAGCCCAGAGCTCACGGAGCCCATCCCAGCCCTCCAGATTGGGGTTAGATCAGCGGCGTCTCACCCAGACACACGAACAGCACCGACTTAGTCACCTGCTCGGCCATCTTCCCGCGCGCAAAGAGGCGCCCAGTAACCACGTCGAAATGCTTCCGGCGCGGCGCAGGCGCACTGCCAGCAACCCACGCCACGCGCCTGCGCAGTCCGACCCCGCTCCGCCTAAAGAGAGCGTGCGGTCTCGCGCCTGCACATTCTGGCCCGAGCGCcgtgagagggaggaggggccgaGAGCCtcctgcggggggtgggggggctaggggcggggagggggcggggctgagggccacctggagggggaggggctcagTGGGGACGAATTCAGGTCACAGGGCTCGGTGACGTGACCACCCGAGGGCGGGGGAGGGCGTAGCCCCGAGCGCCACCCCAGAGATTAGGGGCCTCAAACTGAAGCCTGAGAGGTGGGGCCTCATCGGTCCCCAAGGGTCCTCGGAGAGTCAGGGGTCAGTCCTGGGGTTCAGTTGAGCGTCCCTCACCCGGGCCGCGCGGCCGAACGTGCGGCCTGCTGTCAGGGGTGGGCGGGTTACCAAGGGCGCCTCCCGGGGCCCCTTGACCCTCGACCCCTAGTCCCCCGGTCAGAACCGCCGCTCACAGTTCCCTCTGCGACAGGGCTGCCACCAGGCTGCCCAGTCGTCAAAGATGGGCTgcttcaggagcagccctgggacccaggaaGGGGAGCGCACACCCTCCCTAGCTGCTGTTTTTGTCCTGCGAATACGTATAAAGTAGGTGCTTTGCCCTGGACCAAAGCGGGTGTTTACCTGCTCCCTCACCTGTCTCAGGTGCGCACCTCGCTAGAccggtccctgccctgggaggcgGAGCCGAGCAGGGAGCGCCCTTCCTCTTCCTGGGTAGGTGTCCGCAGCTCGAGGGGCGCCGGAGCGGAGGAGGCTCGGGGTCACAAGTGAGTACAGGTGTCGGTGACGCCACTGAACCTCACCTGGAATCGGGACCACCCCTCTTatcctgcttttaaaaagttttgctgGGGAGGGTAAATCTTCGGTGAAAGAGGGAGAAATGATGTCTTTgggattttttgctgttgcacATCTATTAATACTTAAATATCCCACAAGATGTCAGAAGTTAAGAGCTCCCTGGACTCTCCACAAAGGTGGCTGATTCAAGTGTAGCCCCAGGCGATTCAATTTACAGAAAACttctaagattttaattttaatcatcataactcattttttgttatttgtaaatatgtaatatttgaaAAGCCAAGTATTAGTTACTATCTTTTTCATTCCCATCTGTTTCAGTAGAGGTTCTGGTCCTTTTTTAGACAATTTGGGTTTAGATGCTTCTGACTGTGGGGCAGGAGTCATGGTCCCCCTGAGGTGGAGGGCCCAGGCCCTCTGCAGCTCACCTGGCCCTGCCTGTGATCAGCCATGGTTTCAGGAAACCTCTTGGGGCAGAGTGGCTgcctccctggggctgggagcACTGGACCATGTTGCTGAGGTGGTTTTCCCTtgcttaaaaaaataggaaactgcTCTGAATTGGTAGATGACCACAAGGTAATGAGATTTACCCTGCCAGCTGGAAATGTGTCATTCTCACTTCATTTCAACAAATAATTCAGTGTtacccctgctgctgctgctgaggctgAGTTGGAGACAGTGACACAGACAGGCGGCCCCTGCCCGACAGGGAGTAGGAAAGATGGTCCTGGAAGGTTCTACCAAGGGGAGaagttttcagattttcttctgtaTACAGAACACGAGTGTCCTGCTTTCTTGTCCTCATCAGAGTTTTCATTGAGTTGTGGAAGATGCTTGAATTGATAACGGGTTAGTTGGGAAATCTGCACACACCCACCTCAGCAAAATAACAGGTTTCCGTAGTACTGTTGAGTCCTTTGTGTGACCTGCTATTGGAAGATCTGTGCAGTGACCAGCTGGAGGTTAAAATAAGTTATAACTTCATCCTGTTTGTCATGCTTAAATTAAAGAGGCATGGTGATATGGTTTACGAATGTTCTGCTGAAACAAAATGAGTTACTGCTACCtctcatttttgtaaaattaaaacaattatttaaaagaaagaaatctttgctCATCCAGAGTGATCTGATGCTTTTATTCCATGCAGAATGTTTTCTCAGGGAATTTCTCACTGTTTAGAAATAAGGGTGCGGTGTCTGGGAAGAAGAGAATGTTGACAAGTCGAGGGGATGTTGCCACCCTGTTGCCGAATGACCGATGGTCACAAGTCCTGCACGTTGCCTTATGTGCAAGTGTGTCCTGATAAGACATCCTCCTAAGAGCagggaatttttgttttctttggaaggaATCCATTTTCACACTAAATGATCAGCCTGGAGTGGCAGGTGTAGTCCTGCTCTGAGTCTGAGAAAAAGTGAAGCGGATATAAGTCAAGGGTTTCCTCATGCCCGAAGTCATGCCCGCTGTCCTCTCATCCGAAGCCTGCGGTCAGGGGGACAAGGAAAGAAGCGCAGGTCAAACTAATGTTTGGGTTCAAATGATCAGTTTGAAGTTTGGATTAGATGGTTAATGACCTGACCAGTGAGACCTGTTTTGATTTCTAGAACTGACAAACGTTGTATCCTTAAGACAAAGGAATTAAACCCAGACCACAGCAAGATAAGAGTTAGTTTAAGAAACAATGGCCAGAGTTCCCgtttggcgcagcagaaacaaatccgactagtatccatgaggacgtgggtttgatccctggcctcgctcagtgggtcagggatcctctgttgctgtgagctgtggtgtaggtcgaagtcgtggcttggattctgtgttaccggggctgcagcttggattctgccccttagcctggggacgCCCTTAtgccgctagtgcggccctaaaaaaggaaaagaaagaaagaaagaaacaatggcCATAGTTATCAGGCAGTGGTGTCCAAGATGATAATGTTCTAATAAAGCTAAAGGCAACATTTcaaagtcttttatttttggctaagATTTATAGCCAAAATAAAGATGTATTTAAAAGTTCCTATAGATAGCCCTCTCATAATTGAGAGTCCATTGAGGCAAATAATATAGTAGATGTTGCTGACGGAAGGAAAGTTTGGGAAGCCCTGAGCTCAGAATGATgaagcatgggggggggggggctttcttGACCTTGCTTGCCTTCCAGACCCCATGAGGGCTAGACTGGAAACCAGTCGGTTTTCTCACCCCAGATGGCAATTTACTCCAAGTAGGATTGGAATGTTGCTGTTGGCCCAGTGACCCCAACCCTGAGTGTATTGCCCTTTGATCAATATGGGAACTACTTTCACATTTTAAGCTCATTTAAAGCTTTTTCAGTTTCTAAAGTAAAAATTTTGTCCTAGTATTgtacagttccttttttttttttgtccttttgccatttcttgggctactctcgcggcatatggaggctcccaggctaggggtcgaatcagagccgtagccgccggcctacaccagagccacagcaatgtgggatccgagccacttctgcagcctacaccacagctcacggcaatgccggatccccaacccactgagcaaggccagggatcgaacacgaaagctcatggctcctagtcggatctgttaaccactgagccatgacgggaactcctgtacagttcctcttaattaaaaaaaaagaagttttggagttcctgcctgtgaggccctaaaagaaaaaaaaaaagtcaattaaaaattaagaagtgaAGATTTTGAATATCTtagttacttttaaaagaaaaatttacatcTCTTTTCTTGGCTTGAGGTTTGGCAGCCATCCTTCTGTTAGAGAAAgttcaaatatttatagataatttGCTTTGCCTTGGAATTCAAGAGAATTAAGACTTTTTTGCATGTTCAGATGCAAACCATGACTTAATAGTGACCTGTATCTTCATCACTTCAGCAATGTAATGACATTCACAGGCTGATCAGACCGTGCTCGCTCCAGCTCACGGTATGGCAGGGGCACCCACTCCGGCTTATGGGACAGCAGAGGAAACGTGGACGAGCCAGATGCTGAGCACCGGAATTGGGGCCCATCTCTAAATTGTTGCTATTATTTGTTGGCTCTGACAGAGAAACTAATCAAAGCAAGATGCTTTGATTAGAAATTTAATAGGATCTGATACTATTCAAACACCTTAGTCAGACTCTTTCGGAGTTCAGCTGAACACAAAAGTCTCCTCACCACCACGAGCCTTGTGACACCCAGTTTTCAGGGACACGGGGACCAGACTCAGGCTTAGTGATCAAATGTGTGGGCTGCAGGCAGCCTACGCTGCATCTGAATTCCCCAGTCCGGTTGCTTTCCTTCCCCTGTTTACAAAAGAGGCTCTGACTGTCCTTACACAGGATGTTTGCAATAGCAACTCTCAACTGTGGAATTTGCTTATTTGACTGGTTTAATTCTGCTTGGTTGATAGAGTTCAAAGTAGAAAGTCTGGGGGGTAAGATTTATGTATCATTGACGATGCGTTAGTTGCAATGTGTCAGAAAATCTGATCCAAATTGGCTTTAGCAGAAAAGCGTTTTACTGGTCCGTGTGTTTCAAGAGCCCAGAGTTCCCTGCGGCCCAGCGCTGGGCTGGGCAGCCCCAGCAGAGGCCAGGTTTTCTCTCCAACTCTTGCCAAGGGCTCCTCTGCAGGGCTTTGTGCTCAGGCTCCCCCTTGTGGAGACAAAATCTTGCGGCAAGTTCAGACAGAAAAGCCTGCAAAAGAGGCAGTTCTGACAGCTGCCCCCAAAGCCCCCAGTCCGATGCTGATGTGGGTCAGCTTTGGTTACAAAGCTCTTCTGTGGCACAAGGTGGACCCTTGTTCAAGTTTCGCAAACAGGGCACCTGCTCTACTACAGCGGCAGCATCGGCGGAAACGGAAAAGCCATGCTAGATCTGACATAAAAGGCACAGCTATTCAGCAGGAAAAGGACAAATTTCCCCTGCAGTTGAATCCAGGCCAGTGAGATGTAGTGAGCATCTGGGAGTATGAGCGAGCCTCTGCTTCTGGCCACAAAGGCTGCAGGCAAGAGCAGCAGAGATGTGTGGATGTGGGTCTCAAATCCCAGGCTCGAGAGCCAGAAATGTAAGCACCGTGTTCCGAGCCCTCGTTTCAGTCCCTTTCCAGGGAGGGTGTCAAGAAGAGGTGTCAGACCTGTGCCATCTCTGCCCACTCAGACTTGCTTTTGGTCTTCCGTTACCAGTAATTCCGAAGCTGATCCTGTTGCGTCGCAAGGTATTGATGGTGCTGCAGCGGAGTTTCCTCCTGCAGGCAGGGGCTCTGGCCCTGCTGTGCCTTCGGGCTGGAGGGGACGTTGGCACTGAGGCTGGGGCAGCCTCGACACTGGGGCCGCTTGAGGTTTCGGAGATGACTCCGCTTGCTGCTTTCCTGCACTCAGAGCACCTTAGCTTTGCTTTGGTTTGGTCTGGTTTTGTCCACCCTTTCCTGGGAGGACCTAGAAAGGACCCTTCAGGGTGCTCTTCCATGAGCCATGACTTTGCTTCCAAGGTCTAGGAAACATCGCAGAGTCTGAGAGGCAGAATCTTGCCAAACCTCAGCCCTGGGCTAAGATTTCAGTTACTCAGAGGGCTTCAAGTGGAAGCTGCATTTAAAGTTGGTCTTGAAGAATGAGTGGTATTTTCAGAGGTCGGATGTTGGCGTTTTCTCCTTTCAGGCCAGATAGCCCACATGTCAGGCTTTGGGGGCCAAGAGGCAAAACGGAGGATATGTGTTGACACTCACacgaaaagagagaaaacagtcttccaaaatttttattgatgaaaCTGAATTGGAATAGTAATTGAGAACTTTTCTGTAACCCAGTCTCCTGGTGGCTGGACTGTGACTCTCACTACCCGAGAGCATTCCCACCTGGGTTCACTGTGCAGAATCTTTACCACACAACGGATGACGAATGTCCAGCTGTCCTCTTTGAAAATGTGTTCTCATGCAAAATACCATGCTTCTTTTGGTTTACTTTTTTCAaccactaaaaatataaaactgcccTCAGGTCACAGGCCACAGGAGGCTGGATGTGCCAAGTCCCCCGGGCCTCTTGGCTCCAGACGCCCCTTTGAGGCCAGCACCGGATCCCCTAATCCCACTTATTTGAAATGGGCCCGCGGCTGAGCTTCCTCAGGAGGGACAGGCAGGTCATCGCGTGGCCAGAGCCCACCTGGCCGCAGGCCCTGGAAAGTGCTTCCCACAGTCCCTTCCTCTCAGGAACCAGAGCCCCCAGAGCCGCGAGGACCCCGCCCCTGCTGCAGCCAGGCTCCCGCCACGCCCAGACCCCAGCTGCCAGGGGCCAGCATCCCGAGGGCCTGGCCTGGTGGGACAGGGCTCTGCCCCCTGGGCTGGGCCTCACCTCCCGAGGGAGCGCTGCAGCCCTTCCATACACCCTCCCGAGGGCTGCCTCGTTGACGGTGCCGTGCAGGGGGAACACGCCCCCTTTAACCTGCTCTGGGTCCCTGTCTGCTGCACTTGCTCCAGGTGAGCAGGGAGGTTAAAGCCAGAGGAGAGGGCGCAGGAGGGTGCCCGGGAAGAGTTCAGGAATGTGAATTTGTCTTGAGACACACACTAAGGGGGGCACTCGGTGTAGCAAAGGTTTAACTTTtaatgaaaaggcaaaacaactgctttgcttttttttaaaagaacttgcaAATGGTCTATTATGAATACTATGTAATCAAAGGGAAAGCTATTAACATATGGTATATTTGATAAGTGCTTTTAACCATTTTTCCACTGCCCCAAACTAATTAAGTGATTAGAATGTGTATAAAAACATGTCAAGTCTAGTCCTgagttagaaaatgaaaattacaaatgtttttccatctttctccTTCAGCAAATGCGatggagagctcagaaataattttttgagtATAATAATTTGGGTAATGCCAACTGCAATAACAACCCCCTGAATCTCATTTCCTAGCACAGTAAAAGGAACGCCTCCCTCATGTCCCGGGCGGTGGGCAGCTTCCCCCATGTGCTGGTCCAGGGGTTTTGCATCAGTCCCACTTGTGGCTGTGCCCCGGAGACCTCCTCAGCCAGGGACAGGCAAGGGCATGGA includes:
- the ACP1 gene encoding low molecular weight phosphotyrosine protein phosphatase isoform X3; amino-acid sequence: MAEQVTKSVLFVCLGNICRSPIAEAVFRKLVTDQNVSDNWRIDSAATSTYELGNPPDYRGQACMKRHGVPMSHIARQVPYLTLKISLCVLCCSGSLTAALFLIGTWAGHQIQEL